One region of Daphnia pulicaria isolate SC F1-1A chromosome 7, SC_F0-13Bv2, whole genome shotgun sequence genomic DNA includes:
- the LOC124351004 gene encoding DDB1- and CUL4-associated factor 7, translating into MAGLNVAPKRKEIYKYEAPWTLYSMNWSVRPDKRFRLAIGSFVEEYNNKVQVISLDEDSAEFSAKSTFDHPYPTTKIMWIPDAKGVFPDLLATSGDYLRIWKAGEPDTRLECLLNNNKNSDFCAPLTSFDWNEVEPNLIGTSSIDTTCTIWGLETGQVVGRVGGPGVAGHVKTQLIAHDKEVYDIAFSRAGGGRDMFASVGADGSVRMFDLRHLEHSTIIYEDPQHRPLLRLAWNRQDPSYLATISMDACEVVILDVRVPCTPVARLSNHRACVNGIAWAPHSSCHICTAGDDHQALIWDIQQMPRAIEDPILAYTAAEGEINQIQWGATQPDWIAICYNRSLEILRV; encoded by the exons ATGGCGGGGCTAAATGTTGCTCCCAAACGAAAGGAAATTTACAAGTACGAAGCACCATGGACTCTTTACAGTATGAATTGGTCAGTGCGTCCAGATAAGAGATTCAG ATTGGCTATTGGAAGTTTTGTAGAAGaatacaacaacaaagttCAAGTAATTTCATTAGATGAAGATTCAGCAGAATTCAGTGCCAAAAGTACTTTTGATCATCCATATCCTACTACAAAAATTATGTGGATTCCTGACGCG AAAGGTGTTTTTCCTGATTTACTGGCTACAAGTGGGGACTATCTACGCATATGGAAAGCAGGAGAACCAGACACAAGATTAGAATGCCTCCTTAACAAT AACAAAAACTCAGACTTCTGTGCTCCTCTTACAAGTTTTGATTGGAATGAAGTTGAACCTAACCTTATTGGAACATCTAGTATTGACACCACATGTACCATATGGGGTTTGGAAACTGGACAG GTTGTTGGTCGAGTTGGTGGCCCTGGTGTAGCAGGACACGTAAAAACTCAGTTAATCGCACACGATAAAGAGGTCTATGATATCGCATTCAGCCGGGCAGGAGGCGGGCGAGATATGTTTGCATCTGTTGGCGCTGATGGGTCCGTGAGAATGTTTGACCTTAGACACCTAGAACATTCAACAATCATCTATGAAGATCCTCAGCATCGTCCTCTGTTAAGACTAGCATGGAATAGACAGGACCCTTCTTATTTAGCAACGATATCCATGGATGCTTGTGAA GTGGTAATACTCGATGTAAGAGTGCCGTGTACTCCCGTCGCTCGTTTGAGTAATCACAGGGCATGTGTAAATGGCATCGCTTGGGCCCCACATTCTTCCTGTCATATTTGCACAGctg GTGATGACCATCAAGCCTTGATATGGGATATCCAGCAAATGCCGCGGGCCATTGAAGATCCCATACTTGCATACACAGCGGCTGAAGGTGAAATCAACCAAATCCAGTGGGGAGCAACACAACCAGATTGGATTGCCATTTGCTACAATCGATCCCTTGAAATTTTACGAGTTTAA
- the LOC124351005 gene encoding HIG1 domain family member 2A, mitochondrial-like, translating to MATSSKTNNEIESLNAEELNWIQLREEIGSESLKNQETFKEKFNRKFSENPFVPIGCLATAAALTYGLWSFRHGRPQMSQKMMRLRIAAQGFTVVGLMVGVGVANVKENV from the exons ATGGCAACATCaagcaaaacaaacaatgaaatTGAGTCTTTAAATGCTGAAGAATTAAACTGGATTCAGTTAAGAGAGGAAATTGGATCAGAAAGTTTGAAGAACCAGGAgacattcaaagaaaaattcaacagaaaattttctgaaaatcCTTTTGTTCCTATTGGGTGTCTAGCAACTGCAGCTGCATTGACATATGGCCTGTGGTCCTTTCGTCATGG GAGACCCCAAATGtcacaaaaaatgatgaggctCAGGATTGCAGCACAAGGATTTACAGTTGTTGGCCTTATGGTTGGAGTTGGTGTTGCAAATGTGAAAGAAAATGTGTAA